A window of Lentibacillus sp. Marseille-P4043 contains these coding sequences:
- a CDS encoding IS4 family transposase has product MDKNTPKSAFGKWIAPINTKNLFNQVKNLNQDSYTKKLTTEAYIKLMLYAQVHETEGLQALSDALLDADFQKAVGFESISASQLSRKNKEIDPSILATLFSDLVQQIRGYHNKAYKNLPLKIIDSSTLPLNLTNYKWAKFRKTKAGVKLHLRLVFMDKDTVYPEKAEITVAKEHDRNQLEVLVDDKEAMYVFDRGYVDYERFDRMTDEGYFFASRIKKNAVIREVCSFSVPAESSVLSDRMVYIGSTQNRCENVFRLLEVMDTKGNILRLITNRFDLEPQEISDIYRSRWAIELFFKWLKQHVEIKHFYGMSETALQNQIYIALITYCLHVLIQLETKSKKSLLRITRWLKAALWKPAYIWLHRFENKTVP; this is encoded by the coding sequence ATGGACAAGAATACACCAAAATCAGCATTTGGTAAATGGATTGCACCTATAAATACTAAAAATCTTTTTAATCAAGTTAAAAACTTAAATCAAGATAGCTATACCAAAAAACTTACGACTGAAGCCTACATTAAACTGATGCTCTATGCACAAGTACATGAAACGGAAGGGCTCCAAGCATTAAGTGACGCTTTATTGGATGCAGATTTTCAGAAAGCTGTTGGTTTTGAATCAATTAGCGCATCACAGCTTTCCCGAAAGAATAAAGAAATCGACCCATCCATACTAGCGACCCTGTTTTCCGATCTTGTGCAGCAGATACGTGGATATCACAATAAGGCCTACAAGAATTTGCCATTAAAAATTATCGATTCTAGCACCTTGCCTCTTAACCTAACCAATTATAAGTGGGCAAAGTTCCGTAAAACAAAGGCTGGTGTGAAACTACATTTACGACTCGTTTTCATGGATAAAGATACAGTCTATCCTGAGAAAGCTGAGATCACAGTGGCGAAAGAACATGATCGTAATCAGCTTGAAGTTCTCGTTGATGACAAGGAAGCCATGTACGTCTTTGATCGCGGCTATGTGGATTACGAACGATTTGACAGGATGACAGACGAAGGATACTTCTTTGCATCCAGAATAAAGAAAAATGCCGTCATTCGTGAAGTATGTTCCTTTTCCGTTCCAGCTGAATCATCGGTTCTATCTGACAGAATGGTTTACATAGGATCCACACAAAATCGGTGCGAAAACGTATTTCGTCTTCTTGAAGTGATGGATACGAAGGGAAACATCCTTCGATTAATCACGAATCGATTTGACTTGGAACCACAAGAAATTAGTGATATTTATCGATCACGCTGGGCAATCGAATTATTTTTCAAATGGTTAAAGCAGCACGTGGAAATCAAACATTTTTACGGAATGAGTGAAACAGCGTTACAAAATCAAATCTATATTGCGCTCATCACCTATTGTTTGCATGTGCTCATCCAACTGGAAACGAAAAGCAAAAAATCACTGCTTCGAATTACTCGTTGGTTAAA
- a CDS encoding MarR family winged helix-turn-helix transcriptional regulator has protein sequence MDDQNKNQQEEELSLKLFVVLTRTLESIKKRVEEDIKCLGLNPTEFAVLELIYSKGDQPIQKIGQKVLIASSSITYVVDKLEKKNLLKRRPCPKDRRITYATITAAGTELMNDVFPKHKLAIQEIVAGLDADEKKIMIQQLKKLGFHAQGV, from the coding sequence ATGGACGATCAGAACAAAAATCAACAAGAAGAGGAATTGTCTCTAAAGTTATTTGTTGTTCTAACTCGCACTTTAGAATCAATAAAAAAACGTGTTGAAGAAGATATAAAGTGTTTAGGATTAAACCCAACTGAATTTGCTGTTCTTGAATTGATTTACAGTAAAGGTGATCAACCAATACAAAAAATTGGTCAAAAGGTGTTAATTGCAAGTAGCAGCATTACGTATGTGGTGGATAAATTAGAGAAGAAAAATTTGCTGAAGAGAAGACCTTGTCCCAAGGATCGCCGTATCACATATGCAACAATAACAGCAGCCGGAACTGAATTAATGAATGATGTCTTTCCTAAACATAAATTGGCTATCCAAGAAATAGTAGCTGGTTTAGATGCGGATGAGAAAAAGATTATGATTCAACAGTTGAAAAAGTTAGGATTTCACGCACAGGGTGTTTAA
- a CDS encoding ring-cleaving dioxygenase, producing the protein MTKKTSGIHHISAIVGHPQENVDFYAGVLGLRLVKQTVNFDDPDTYHLYFGNEGGKPGSIITFFPWAGARQGKIGDGQVGVTSYVVPKGALSFWEARLVKFNISFTKIERFGEEYLQFDDTHGLHLEIVEREKGEVNSWTFGDVNPEVAIKGFGGATLFSAQPNKTADLLENVMGLERIGEEGDFIRFRSSADIGNIIDLKAITSGRGQMGIGTVHHIAWRATDDNDQLDWQKYIKANGYGVTPVKDRNYFNAVYFREHGKILFEIATDPPGFALDESQETMGEKLMLPVQFEKNRERLESSLIPIKVRELD; encoded by the coding sequence ATGACTAAAAAAACAAGTGGAATCCATCACATCTCAGCAATTGTAGGTCATCCACAAGAAAATGTAGATTTTTATGCAGGGGTTTTAGGCTTACGTTTAGTGAAACAAACAGTAAATTTTGATGATCCAGATACGTACCATCTATATTTTGGTAATGAAGGTGGTAAACCGGGTTCGATTATTACATTTTTCCCGTGGGCGGGAGCTCGTCAAGGAAAGATTGGTGATGGGCAGGTAGGCGTTACCTCTTATGTTGTTCCTAAAGGCGCTTTGAGTTTCTGGGAGGCTAGATTAGTGAAGTTTAATATTTCGTTCACTAAAATAGAACGGTTTGGTGAGGAGTATTTGCAATTTGACGATACGCACGGTCTCCATTTGGAAATTGTTGAGCGAGAAAAAGGGGAGGTCAATTCCTGGACATTTGGCGATGTAAATCCGGAAGTAGCGATTAAAGGATTCGGTGGTGCAACGCTATTCTCTGCACAACCAAATAAAACAGCAGATTTGCTTGAAAACGTGATGGGACTTGAACGAATTGGTGAAGAGGGTGACTTTATTCGTTTCCGTTCTTCGGCTGACATTGGAAATATAATTGACCTAAAAGCAATTACGTCTGGGAGAGGTCAAATGGGTATCGGAACCGTTCATCACATCGCATGGAGAGCTACCGATGACAATGATCAATTGGATTGGCAGAAATATATTAAAGCAAATGGGTATGGTGTAACTCCTGTGAAGGATAGGAATTATTTTAATGCCGTCTACTTTAGAGAGCACGGAAAAATTCTCTTTGAAATTGCAACCGATCCCCCTGGCTTTGCACTGGATGAATCTCAAGAAACAATGGGTGAGAAGTTAATGTTGCCTGTACAGTTTGAAAAAAATAGAGAGCGTCTCGAAAGTAGCTTGATACCAATTAAGGTAAGAGAATTAGATTGA
- a CDS encoding ring-cleaving dioxygenase — protein MNDLKGMHHVTAITSSAEKIYEFFTYVLGMRLVKKTVNQDDIQTYHLFFADDAGNPGTDMTFFDFPGIPKGVHGTNEIAKTSFRIPDDRALDYWVKRFDRLEVKHTGIKEQFGKKTLSFVDFDDQGYQLISDENNKGVPAGTPWQKGPIPLEYAITGLGPIFVRVDNIDYFKELMEKVLLFKEIDQEDSFHLFEVGEGGNGAQVIVEYNTVLPRARQGYGTVHHAAFRAADRAELDEWMKRMQGFRLPNSGYVERYYFGSLYTNVYPQILFEIATDGPGFMGDEPYETLGEKLALPPFFESKREIIENQVRPIDTVRSTKEFEKEYEDE, from the coding sequence ATGAACGACTTAAAAGGAATGCATCACGTAACGGCAATTACGAGTAGTGCAGAAAAGATCTATGAATTTTTCACGTATGTATTAGGCATGCGTTTAGTTAAAAAAACAGTGAACCAGGACGATATTCAAACGTATCACTTATTTTTCGCCGATGATGCAGGGAACCCGGGAACAGATATGACCTTCTTTGATTTCCCTGGAATTCCAAAAGGTGTACATGGCACGAATGAGATTGCCAAAACTTCTTTCCGCATTCCGGATGACCGGGCATTAGACTATTGGGTGAAACGGTTTGATCGCCTAGAAGTAAAACATACCGGAATCAAAGAGCAATTCGGGAAAAAGACACTTTCATTTGTTGATTTTGATGATCAAGGGTACCAACTGATTTCAGACGAAAACAATAAAGGCGTTCCTGCTGGTACACCATGGCAAAAGGGACCAATCCCTTTAGAATATGCGATTACAGGATTAGGGCCAATTTTTGTTCGTGTGGATAATATTGATTACTTTAAAGAACTGATGGAAAAAGTTCTCCTATTTAAGGAAATTGATCAAGAGGATTCTTTCCACCTATTTGAAGTGGGTGAGGGAGGAAATGGTGCACAAGTCATTGTTGAGTATAATACAGTCCTTCCTCGTGCACGACAAGGATATGGTACAGTTCACCATGCAGCATTTCGGGCAGCGGATCGTGCGGAGTTGGATGAGTGGATGAAACGAATGCAAGGATTTCGTTTGCCAAATTCTGGCTATGTGGAGAGATATTATTTTGGATCATTGTATACCAATGTTTACCCGCAAATCCTGTTTGAAATCGCGACAGACGGTCCTGGATTTATGGGTGATGAACCTTACGAAACACTAGGTGAGAAATTAGCATTGCCACCATTTTTCGAATCAAAACGTGAAATAATCGAAAACCAAGTCCGTCCAATCGATACTGTGAGAAGTACGAAAGAATTTGAAAAGGAATATGAAGATGAATGA
- a CDS encoding alpha/beta hydrolase, translated as MMKHIFQKGNDPSKPTLLLLHGTGGTEQDLLPLTEMIDSDANVLSVRGNVSENGMPRFFKRLAEGVFDEEDLVYRTNELNTFLDEAAEKYTFDRNNILAIGYSNGANIAASLLFHYQDALKGAILHHPMVPRRGINLPDLTGKHVFIAAGTNDPICSSQESEELLSLLEGAGAKVELHWENKGHQLTGGEVEAARNWYLTL; from the coding sequence ATGATGAAACATATATTTCAAAAAGGAAATGATCCATCCAAACCGACATTACTTTTATTGCATGGGACTGGAGGCACGGAGCAGGATCTTCTTCCGCTTACAGAAATGATTGATTCAGATGCAAATGTTTTAAGTGTAAGAGGAAATGTATCGGAGAACGGAATGCCACGCTTTTTTAAAAGGTTAGCAGAGGGTGTATTTGACGAGGAGGATTTGGTTTACCGTACAAATGAATTGAATACGTTTCTGGATGAAGCGGCTGAAAAGTATACGTTCGACCGTAATAATATTCTTGCAATCGGCTATTCAAACGGTGCGAATATCGCAGCAAGCTTACTGTTCCATTATCAGGATGCTTTAAAAGGAGCAATCCTGCATCATCCAATGGTTCCGAGAAGAGGCATCAATTTGCCGGATTTAACAGGTAAACATGTATTTATTGCGGCGGGTACAAATGATCCAATTTGTTCATCGCAGGAGTCTGAAGAATTATTGTCCTTGTTAGAAGGTGCGGGTGCAAAAGTTGAATTACACTGGGAAAATAAGGGACATCAATTAACAGGTGGCGAAGTTGAAGCTGCTAGAAACTGGTATTTAACTTTATAA
- a CDS encoding YpjP family protein, with the protein MKRWMRKVSVVLIAIMTLGLYVPPTYLNTNAEENNEAVSPDADVNQDVLTSVSDEDEIALTPTNNDDNFERNYVHIITEKAKEQTITKLGPRIVGQVEDDFEAEILPHMESVLEIILEKAGEGNASYLAITEHPSQGSGEKIFNIYDERTKKDVARFHVRRDNRPLEGYWFNFHYHLSNDNFEMHHEIGEIYWDKNTPPKWMA; encoded by the coding sequence ATGAAACGTTGGATGAGAAAAGTATCCGTTGTTCTTATCGCCATTATGACTTTGGGATTATATGTCCCGCCAACCTATCTAAATACCAATGCTGAGGAAAATAATGAAGCTGTTTCGCCTGATGCGGATGTTAATCAGGACGTGCTTACATCTGTTTCAGACGAAGATGAGATAGCCCTCACGCCAACAAATAATGATGACAATTTTGAACGTAATTATGTTCATATCATAACGGAAAAGGCAAAAGAGCAAACAATTACAAAGTTAGGACCTAGAATTGTTGGACAAGTTGAAGATGACTTTGAAGCCGAAATTTTACCGCATATGGAGTCTGTTTTGGAAATAATACTAGAGAAAGCTGGCGAGGGCAATGCCTCATACTTAGCAATCACGGAACATCCATCACAAGGATCTGGGGAAAAGATTTTCAATATCTATGATGAGCGGACAAAAAAGGATGTAGCCAGATTCCACGTTAGACGTGATAATCGACCATTAGAAGGATACTGGTTTAATTTTCATTATCATTTAAGCAATGATAACTTTGAAATGCATCATGAAATCGGTGAAATTTACTGGGATAAAAATACGCCGCCTAAGTGGATGGCTTAG
- a CDS encoding H-type small acid-soluble spore protein, giving the protein MDSQRAQEIIDSIVMMNVNYHGIPVYIKQVHPNQDLATIFPLDEMHHEQQVDLDGLFEH; this is encoded by the coding sequence GTGGACAGTCAACGTGCGCAGGAAATAATTGATTCGATTGTTATGATGAATGTGAATTACCATGGTATACCTGTCTATATCAAACAGGTGCACCCTAATCAAGATTTGGCAACGATCTTTCCTCTTGATGAGATGCACCATGAGCAGCAAGTGGATTTAGACGGTTTATTTGAACACTAA
- a CDS encoding dicarboxylate/amino acid:cation symporter, producing the protein MRKIWRGYLNASLILKITIALIVGIIVGLVFGKDAAVLAPFGDLLLHLLKFLIIPLILFTLIVGVNQTKISDLGRMGGKVFVYYLLTSALAIIVGIAVASIFQPGSGMTLDKNEKFDVPDNPGVISVLLNIVPENIVTAFSELNLLGIIFTALAFGIAISSLRSSMSYGELGEHVYKVIDGLNEATLSIMKVVLQYVPIGIFAIIAKTVGNQGADTLLSLGDMVMVLYVALIVQVGVYIIFMLLAKISPKRFFTQARTPMITAFVTQSSSGTLPLTLNAAKDLGLSKSLYGFSLPLGATINMDGAAIRIAISAVFAANIVGDPLSFTDMLQVVLVGTLASVGTAGVPGAGIIMIATVFAQLGLPMEAVGLLTAIDALVGMGCTALNVTGDLVGTSIIDKTETRENSAS; encoded by the coding sequence ATGAGAAAAATCTGGAGAGGCTATCTTAATGCCTCATTAATTCTAAAAATCACAATCGCACTTATTGTCGGTATTATTGTCGGGTTAGTTTTTGGTAAGGATGCAGCTGTTTTGGCACCATTTGGAGACCTTTTGCTTCATTTGCTTAAATTCCTTATCATCCCGCTTATTTTATTCACTTTAATCGTTGGGGTAAATCAAACCAAAATTAGTGACCTAGGACGAATGGGAGGAAAAGTATTCGTCTATTATTTACTGACATCCGCTTTAGCCATTATCGTTGGCATTGCTGTTGCTAGTATTTTTCAACCTGGGAGCGGAATGACGCTTGATAAAAATGAGAAATTTGATGTCCCGGATAACCCCGGCGTCATCAGTGTTCTGCTAAATATTGTACCAGAAAACATTGTGACTGCATTTAGCGAATTAAACTTATTAGGAATCATTTTCACTGCGCTTGCTTTTGGGATTGCTATTTCCTCATTAAGATCATCAATGTCTTATGGTGAGCTAGGCGAACATGTATATAAAGTCATTGATGGATTGAATGAAGCAACCTTAAGCATTATGAAAGTCGTCCTGCAATACGTACCTATTGGGATTTTTGCTATTATCGCGAAAACGGTTGGCAATCAAGGTGCGGATACATTATTGTCATTGGGTGACATGGTGATGGTTCTCTATGTGGCTTTAATCGTGCAAGTCGGTGTTTACATCATTTTTATGTTACTTGCTAAAATTTCACCTAAAAGGTTTTTTACCCAAGCGCGTACACCAATGATAACCGCTTTTGTCACACAAAGTAGTTCAGGCACACTGCCACTTACGTTGAATGCGGCCAAAGATCTAGGATTATCAAAAAGCTTGTATGGATTTAGTTTACCATTAGGAGCCACGATTAATATGGATGGTGCAGCAATTCGGATCGCTATATCTGCAGTATTTGCTGCTAATATCGTTGGTGACCCGTTAAGTTTTACTGATATGCTACAGGTCGTATTGGTTGGAACGCTGGCATCTGTTGGCACAGCCGGCGTCCCAGGTGCAGGAATTATTATGATTGCAACCGTCTTTGCACAATTAGGCCTGCCAATGGAAGCTGTCGGACTGTTGACTGCAATTGATGCACTTGTTGGAATGGGTTGCACTGCCTTAAATGTGACTGGTGATCTGGTTGGTACTTCAATTATTGATAAAACCGAGACACGGGAAAATAGTGCTTCATGA
- a CDS encoding DUF4396 domain-containing protein, whose translation MDLLTIISWIAILLGILQAIIITIDVFRHPQKMMPIMNIVWPLTGLYFPIAGIWAYYRLGRSNGMSMGHENNQGQMSHHDHMNHHNKPFWQSVFVSTTHCSSGCSLGDMIGVPIVFFTGFTIAGSTLFADYAVEFILAYIFGIAFQYYGMGFKKHDNPGKAIANAIKADTWSLIAFEIGMFGWMALTHFVFFIEMPKPDTAIFWFMMQIAMMLGFLTSYPANWILVKKGIKHAM comes from the coding sequence ATGGACTTACTTACTATAATCTCCTGGATTGCCATCCTTTTAGGTATATTGCAAGCAATCATCATCACTATTGACGTTTTCCGGCATCCACAAAAAATGATGCCCATTATGAATATCGTCTGGCCGCTGACCGGGCTATATTTTCCGATTGCAGGGATATGGGCTTATTACCGGCTTGGGCGAAGTAATGGGATGAGTATGGGGCATGAAAACAATCAGGGACAGATGAGCCACCACGATCATATGAATCACCATAATAAGCCTTTTTGGCAAAGTGTTTTCGTATCGACTACCCATTGTAGCAGTGGTTGCTCGCTTGGTGATATGATCGGTGTACCAATTGTGTTTTTTACTGGGTTCACCATTGCTGGTAGTACATTATTCGCCGATTATGCGGTCGAATTTATTCTCGCTTATATTTTTGGCATTGCCTTTCAATATTATGGGATGGGATTTAAAAAACATGATAATCCCGGAAAAGCCATTGCCAATGCAATCAAAGCTGATACCTGGTCATTGATTGCCTTTGAAATAGGGATGTTTGGTTGGATGGCACTGACACATTTTGTATTTTTTATCGAAATGCCTAAGCCAGACACCGCCATCTTCTGGTTTATGATGCAAATTGCCATGATGCTTGGATTCCTAACAAGCTACCCAGCAAATTGGATTTTAGTTAAAAAAGGTATAAAACATGCGATGTAA
- a CDS encoding immune inhibitor A domain-containing protein: MKKKKGIILSTTLALSLGFGAINVSASPIAETPDLSSKVSAASHGSPVDLGIANDDKLIEMLKENGKIARNASPAEAEAALSKYLQAKTKNAKATKDSLPKSLDANMKSSNKKQNNALTNGKGNKLGHAKKNKVDSVQEENYNGEVRHDNVLVLAIDFPDYEKSSITKDETDMWYEDYTHDHFQDMIFGENGYEGPNGENLISMKQYYEQQSGGSYTVDGTVAGWYTADHPAAYYGGNDPAPDGSDARARELVFEALEKAGEDQNVDLSEYDVWDRDDYDGDGVYDEPDGIIDHLMVIHAGVGEEAGGGSLGGDAIWSHRWNLGGLIAVPGGESDSDRFDGQLAAYDYTIEPEDGAAGVFAHEYGHDLGLPDEYDTQYTGEGEAVAYWSLMASGSWAGDVPGTEPPGMSPYAREMLQTLHGGNWLSGTTLHANEITSDGTSVLLDEGVTKGTNNDAVRIDLPGKVNVVNTPKDGDFEYYGGKGDEADHKMATTIDLTGASNATLDFDAWYNIEQYWDYAMVQVSTDEGETWQSLATSKTSDKLDPNGYPAIQENLPGYTGSSDGWIHETIDLSAYAGQEIQLQFRSMTDWATNLDGFFTDNVTVTADGNEVFSDGAEADPKFTLDGFEKQDGTYTTEHYYLLEWRSHNGVDEGLAHIRRGASLMSYDPGLVVWYVDKSFDNNWTGDHPGDGFLGVVDADQRAVSWKDKTIGSTRYQLHDAAFTFNKSNKMFIDYSGLLGSTLKDNYTKRTPLFDDSADWSNQGLVDAGRNVPEYGLKFRVIGESKDGSVGDVLIFK; encoded by the coding sequence ATGAAAAAGAAAAAGGGAATTATTCTTTCCACAACCCTAGCACTCTCATTAGGATTTGGAGCGATAAACGTATCGGCATCACCAATAGCCGAAACACCAGATTTATCGTCAAAGGTTTCAGCCGCATCCCACGGCTCACCAGTCGATTTAGGTATTGCAAATGATGATAAATTAATAGAAATGCTAAAAGAAAATGGCAAAATTGCAAGAAACGCTTCACCTGCTGAAGCTGAGGCGGCATTAAGCAAATATTTACAGGCAAAAACCAAAAATGCTAAGGCAACAAAAGATAGCTTGCCAAAAAGTTTAGATGCAAACATGAAATCATCCAATAAAAAACAAAATAATGCGCTAACAAATGGAAAAGGAAATAAACTTGGACATGCCAAGAAGAATAAAGTTGACTCGGTTCAGGAAGAAAACTATAACGGCGAAGTACGTCATGATAACGTTCTCGTTCTTGCAATCGATTTTCCTGACTATGAAAAAAGCTCGATTACAAAAGATGAAACAGACATGTGGTATGAAGATTACACCCATGATCATTTTCAAGATATGATTTTTGGCGAAAATGGTTATGAAGGGCCAAACGGTGAGAATCTTATATCAATGAAGCAATATTATGAACAACAATCAGGTGGCAGTTATACGGTAGATGGAACTGTTGCTGGCTGGTATACCGCAGATCATCCAGCTGCATATTATGGTGGAAATGATCCAGCACCTGATGGCAGTGATGCACGTGCTCGTGAATTAGTATTTGAAGCACTTGAAAAAGCAGGAGAAGATCAGAATGTTGATTTGAGTGAATATGATGTTTGGGATCGTGACGATTATGATGGTGACGGCGTATATGATGAACCAGATGGCATTATTGACCACCTAATGGTTATTCATGCCGGTGTCGGCGAAGAAGCTGGCGGCGGCTCACTTGGCGGCGACGCAATTTGGTCACACCGCTGGAATCTTGGCGGTCTAATTGCAGTACCTGGCGGGGAGTCTGACAGTGATCGTTTTGATGGACAATTGGCTGCATACGATTACACGATTGAACCAGAAGATGGCGCTGCAGGGGTTTTCGCCCATGAATACGGTCATGATTTAGGACTTCCAGATGAATATGACACACAATATACCGGTGAAGGTGAAGCAGTGGCGTATTGGTCACTGATGGCTAGTGGCAGCTGGGCTGGTGATGTCCCTGGTACAGAACCTCCTGGAATGAGCCCGTATGCTAGAGAAATGCTGCAAACATTACATGGTGGCAATTGGTTAAGCGGAACAACATTACATGCCAATGAAATTACAAGTGACGGTACTTCTGTGCTGCTTGATGAAGGGGTAACAAAAGGTACAAACAATGATGCAGTTCGCATTGATTTACCAGGCAAAGTAAATGTAGTAAATACACCAAAAGATGGAGATTTTGAATACTATGGCGGTAAAGGTGATGAGGCCGACCATAAAATGGCGACAACAATTGATTTAACAGGGGCTTCTAATGCAACACTTGATTTCGATGCTTGGTATAACATCGAACAATATTGGGATTATGCCATGGTACAAGTTTCAACAGATGAAGGGGAAACGTGGCAGTCGCTTGCAACATCAAAAACTAGCGATAAGCTAGATCCAAACGGCTACCCAGCAATCCAAGAAAATCTTCCAGGTTACACTGGTTCAAGTGATGGCTGGATTCATGAAACAATTGATTTGAGTGCATATGCAGGCCAAGAAATCCAACTGCAATTCCGCTCTATGACTGATTGGGCAACAAATTTGGATGGGTTTTTTACTGACAATGTTACTGTAACAGCTGATGGCAACGAAGTGTTCTCTGATGGTGCTGAAGCTGATCCGAAATTTACGTTAGATGGCTTTGAAAAACAAGATGGAACATATACAACAGAGCACTACTACCTACTAGAATGGAGATCACACAACGGTGTCGATGAAGGTCTTGCACATATTCGACGCGGTGCAAGTTTAATGTCATATGACCCAGGTTTAGTTGTCTGGTATGTTGATAAGTCTTTTGATAACAACTGGACTGGTGATCACCCTGGGGATGGCTTCCTTGGAGTAGTTGACGCTGACCAACGTGCTGTAAGCTGGAAAGATAAAACGATTGGCTCAACCCGTTATCAATTGCATGATGCGGCATTTACATTTAATAAGTCTAACAAAATGTTCATTGATTACTCTGGTTTACTCGGTTCAACATTAAAAGATAACTACACAAAACGCACACCACTATTTGATGACAGTGCGGATTGGAGTAACCAAGGATTAGTCGATGCCGGCCGTAATGTTCCGGAATATGGATTGAAATTCCGTGTTATCGGTGAAAGCAAAGATGGCTCAGTCGGCGACGTGTTAATTTTTAAATAA
- a CDS encoding SDR family oxidoreductase, with product MNVLLIGANGQIGQYLVDLLHNSDEHTVKAMVRKEEQAEVLKDKGVESIVADLEGNVDEISAAVDGCDAVIFTAGSGGSTGSDKTLLVDLDGAAKAVEAAEKQGVKRFVMVSALQAHNRENWNDKLRPYYVAKHYADNVIEASNLTYTIIRPGGLLNEPGTGNVSVAENLTRGSIPREDVARTVMAALTEEKTFRRSFDVTAGDHEITEALRNL from the coding sequence ATGAATGTATTGTTAATAGGTGCAAATGGGCAGATAGGTCAATATTTAGTTGATCTATTACATAATAGTGATGAGCATACGGTAAAAGCAATGGTACGGAAGGAAGAACAGGCAGAAGTTTTAAAAGATAAAGGTGTAGAGTCGATTGTAGCGGATCTGGAAGGGAATGTTGACGAGATTTCTGCTGCTGTCGATGGCTGTGATGCCGTGATTTTTACTGCAGGATCTGGTGGCAGCACTGGTTCAGACAAAACATTATTAGTTGATCTTGATGGGGCGGCAAAAGCGGTTGAGGCTGCTGAAAAGCAAGGAGTAAAACGATTTGTAATGGTCAGCGCACTCCAAGCTCACAATCGAGAAAACTGGAATGATAAGCTAAGACCTTATTATGTTGCTAAGCATTACGCAGATAATGTGATTGAAGCAAGTAATTTAACCTATACAATTATACGCCCTGGTGGGTTATTGAATGAGCCGGGTACAGGAAATGTATCTGTCGCTGAAAACCTAACGAGAGGATCCATTCCGCGTGAAGATGTAGCACGGACAGTTATGGCAGCATTAACCGAGGAAAAAACATTTAGACGGTCCTTTGATGTCACAGCAGGAGATCATGAGATTACCGAAGCACTAAGAAATCTGTAA